A single Prevotella sp. E15-22 DNA region contains:
- a CDS encoding Crp/Fnr family transcriptional regulator, translating to MNNDLRLYDSLQQFPLFQGLSRAELLQLAGQTKFGFLKLPEGKTVVREDDTCNQLLFLISGRLALTTYSDDRRYLVEEQLSAPWLIQPEALFGAHPHYTCSVSTMLESHFITLSKDEVMRLLDDFLIIRLNYLNMIATLAQRRGRFQWRRCSENLRQRVVRFFVDHCQYPAGSKQFRILMTQLAMEVGDSRLDVSNVLNAMQKDELIILHRGRIEIPSLERLLM from the coding sequence ATGAACAATGACCTGCGCCTATATGACAGTCTGCAACAGTTTCCTTTGTTTCAGGGACTAAGTCGGGCGGAGTTGCTTCAATTGGCTGGACAGACGAAATTCGGCTTCTTGAAGTTGCCAGAGGGAAAGACTGTGGTTCGTGAGGATGATACCTGCAATCAACTACTTTTCCTGATTAGCGGTCGGTTGGCTCTGACAACATACAGTGATGATCGCCGCTATTTGGTAGAAGAGCAATTGTCGGCTCCATGGCTTATTCAACCTGAGGCTCTTTTTGGAGCGCATCCTCATTATACCTGTTCAGTATCGACCATGCTGGAATCACACTTCATCACATTGTCTAAAGACGAGGTGATGCGCCTGTTGGATGATTTCCTGATCATTCGTTTAAACTACCTGAACATGATTGCAACTTTGGCGCAACGCCGTGGTCGCTTCCAGTGGCGCCGTTGCTCAGAGAATCTTCGTCAGCGTGTTGTACGTTTCTTTGTTGATCATTGTCAGTATCCGGCAGGCTCAAAACAATTTCGTATATTGATGACCCAGTTGGCCATGGAGGTTGGAGACAGTAGGCTTGATGTTTCGAATGTACTCAATGCCATGCAGAAAGATGAGTTGATTATTCTGCACCGTGGTCGAATAGAGATTCCATCCCTGGAACGCCTGCTGATGTAA
- a CDS encoding FAD:protein FMN transferase, producing MRRIVFLLLTVALLMGCSKPMPFQRHSNFVFGTVYNITYQYDKDLQKEIEAELMKVDAEFSMFNKESTVARINRGDSTVERSEMFNEIYQLAQTVSNDTYGAFDITVAPLVNAWGFGFKHEQLPTAQQVDSLMRIRNQMDFSAIAKGYGCDVVARLLKSKGINNYMVEIGGEVVVSGHNDKDQLWHIGVNKPVDDSTHMENELQTVLSITDHAMATSGNYRNFYYQNGKKYAHTIDPRTGYPVQHSLLSATVIADNCATADAYATSFMVLGVDGAKEVLLRHPELMAYLIYVDEDGQMAVWSSPALKDYEQ from the coding sequence ATGCGTAGGATAGTATTTCTTTTGCTTACCGTGGCATTGTTGATGGGATGTTCTAAGCCCATGCCTTTTCAACGTCATAGCAATTTTGTGTTTGGAACGGTTTATAACATCACCTATCAATATGATAAGGATCTTCAGAAGGAGATTGAGGCGGAGCTGATGAAGGTTGACGCCGAGTTCTCGATGTTCAATAAAGAGTCAACAGTGGCAAGAATAAACCGTGGCGACTCGACAGTGGAGCGTAGTGAGATGTTTAATGAAATCTATCAGTTGGCGCAGACTGTCAGTAATGATACCTATGGCGCGTTTGATATAACGGTGGCTCCGTTGGTAAATGCGTGGGGATTTGGCTTTAAGCACGAACAGCTGCCAACGGCGCAACAAGTTGACAGTCTGATGAGAATCCGAAACCAGATGGACTTCAGTGCCATTGCAAAAGGCTATGGTTGCGATGTGGTGGCTCGTCTTTTGAAATCAAAGGGTATAAATAACTATATGGTTGAGATTGGAGGCGAGGTAGTTGTGAGTGGTCATAATGACAAAGACCAGCTCTGGCATATCGGCGTAAATAAGCCGGTGGACGACTCTACCCATATGGAGAATGAACTGCAAACGGTGCTCAGTATCACTGACCATGCCATGGCAACCAGTGGAAACTATCGGAACTTCTATTATCAGAACGGAAAGAAATATGCCCATACGATAGATCCTCGTACGGGTTATCCTGTGCAGCACAGCTTGTTGTCGGCCACCGTTATTGCCGATAATTGTGCTACTGCCGATGCTTATGCTACCTCGTTTATGGTTCTTGGTGTTGACGGAGCAAAAGAAGTACTTCTTCGCCATCCAGAATTGATGGCCTATCTGATATATGTTGATGAGGACGGACAGATGGCTGTGTGGAGTTCTCCAGCATTGAAAGACTATGAACAATGA
- a CDS encoding DUF6048 family protein translates to MTRQSSICIYISRISISLLLLLATVSTQAQGFLKLQRDTVPFFRGFAVSADLVGLVQMQVSDYGQYEGALRINLHDQYFPVLELGVGRANHDYDEVTDLSYKTSAPYFRIGADVNIAKNKHAHNRIYAGVRYGYTNYKVDIDCLPFKDPVWKTNSYFRIDGQQCSQHWAEVLFGLDAEIAGPLHLGWMVRYRTRLAHDEGNIGNTWYVPGYGKQDTSNLGFSFNFILDI, encoded by the coding sequence ATGACTCGTCAGTCAAGCATCTGCATATACATTTCAAGGATTAGCATCAGTCTGCTGTTACTGCTTGCAACCGTAAGCACTCAGGCGCAAGGCTTCTTGAAACTTCAGCGCGATACGGTGCCTTTCTTCAGGGGCTTTGCTGTGTCTGCCGATTTGGTGGGCTTGGTACAGATGCAGGTGAGTGACTATGGTCAGTATGAGGGTGCTCTTCGCATCAACTTGCACGACCAGTATTTTCCTGTTCTTGAGTTGGGTGTTGGTCGCGCAAATCATGATTATGATGAAGTTACAGACTTGTCGTATAAAACCAGTGCGCCCTATTTCCGAATTGGTGCTGACGTGAATATTGCGAAAAACAAACATGCTCATAATCGTATCTATGCTGGTGTGCGCTATGGCTATACCAATTATAAGGTTGATATTGACTGCCTGCCTTTCAAAGACCCAGTGTGGAAAACTAATAGCTATTTCCGTATTGATGGTCAGCAATGTTCTCAGCATTGGGCAGAGGTCCTGTTTGGTCTTGACGCCGAGATTGCCGGGCCATTGCATTTAGGGTGGATGGTACGCTATCGCACCCGACTGGCACATGACGAGGGTAATATCGGTAATACCTGGTATGTGCCAGGTTATGGCAAGCAGGATACGTCGAATCTTGGCTTTTCGTTTAATTTTATCTTAGATATTTAG
- a CDS encoding DUF6452 family protein — MLRLLPLAVVVLLQFACSSIDCPVDNVVEVNYMVKAFDGDNEVADTLKDTLNIWSRRFDGTDTLLYNSGTGVKSFSLPMSYTEPEDVLVFKVTDTLHVTQIDTVWVSKENIAHFESVDCPTRYFHQLTAVRSTHVRIDTIIINNPSVTYDSSVKHLHIHFKD, encoded by the coding sequence ATGCTAAGACTTCTTCCTCTGGCGGTTGTGGTGCTATTGCAGTTTGCATGCAGTAGCATCGACTGTCCTGTGGATAATGTTGTGGAAGTCAACTATATGGTAAAGGCATTTGATGGCGACAACGAGGTAGCCGACACACTGAAGGATACGCTGAATATCTGGAGCAGGCGCTTTGATGGCACGGATACTCTTCTTTACAATAGTGGCACGGGTGTAAAATCTTTCAGTCTGCCAATGAGTTACACTGAGCCGGAGGACGTGCTGGTGTTCAAGGTGACGGATACCTTGCATGTGACACAGATTGATACGGTTTGGGTGAGTAAAGAGAACATCGCGCATTTCGAATCGGTTGATTGTCCTACTCGCTATTTTCATCAGTTAACTGCTGTTAGAAGCACGCATGTGCGTATTGATACAATCATTATAAATAACCCATCAGTAACCTATGACTCGTCAGTCAAGCATCTGCATATACATTTCAAGGATTAG
- a CDS encoding glycosyltransferase family 2 protein, which yields MDISVVIPLYNEEESIPELYAWIERVMNENNFSYEVIFISDGSTDSSWDIICDLQKKSAHVKGIKFRRNYGKSPALYCGFEEAQGDVVITMDADLQDSPDEIPELYRMIKEEKYDLVSGYKQKRYDPLSKTIPTKLFNATARAVSGIKNLHDFNCGLKAYRLAVVKNIEVYGEMHRYMPYLAKNAGFDKIGEKVVHHQARKYGSSKFMGWNRFVNGYLDLLTLWFLSTFGKKPMHVFGFLGTIVFFIGFLSAFLIGADKLWCLANGIPQRLVTDSPFFYIALTMMLIGTQLFLAGFLGDLISRTSNVRNEYQIETKI from the coding sequence ATGGATATATCAGTTGTTATACCTCTTTATAATGAGGAAGAGTCCATTCCTGAGCTATATGCTTGGATTGAGCGAGTGATGAATGAGAATAATTTCTCGTACGAAGTTATCTTTATCAGTGATGGCTCTACCGACAGTTCTTGGGACATTATCTGTGATCTTCAGAAAAAGTCAGCACATGTGAAAGGTATTAAGTTCCGTAGAAACTACGGCAAGAGTCCTGCCCTCTATTGTGGCTTTGAGGAGGCGCAAGGCGATGTGGTTATCACGATGGATGCCGATCTTCAGGATTCGCCCGATGAGATACCCGAGCTCTATAGAATGATTAAGGAGGAAAAGTACGACCTGGTGAGCGGCTATAAGCAGAAACGCTATGACCCTCTGTCAAAGACAATACCTACCAAACTGTTTAATGCAACCGCTCGTGCCGTGAGTGGTATTAAGAACCTGCACGACTTCAACTGCGGTTTGAAAGCCTATCGTTTGGCAGTGGTGAAGAATATTGAGGTGTACGGTGAAATGCACCGCTATATGCCTTATCTGGCTAAAAATGCTGGTTTCGATAAGATTGGCGAGAAGGTGGTTCACCACCAAGCCCGTAAGTATGGCTCGTCGAAGTTTATGGGATGGAACCGTTTTGTTAATGGCTATCTTGATTTGCTGACGCTGTGGTTCCTCAGTACCTTTGGAAAGAAGCCTATGCACGTGTTCGGTTTCCTGGGTACCATTGTGTTCTTCATTGGCTTCTTGTCTGCTTTCCTTATTGGCGCCGACAAGTTATGGTGTTTGGCTAATGGTATTCCTCAGCGTTTGGTAACCGATTCGCCTTTCTTCTACATTGCCCTCACGATGATGTTGATTGGTACGCAGTTGTTCTTGGCTGGATTCCTCGGAGATCTGATTAGCCGTACATCAAACGTCAGAAATGAATATCAGATAGAGACAAAAATATGA
- a CDS encoding DUF4199 domain-containing protein, protein MTPPEYIQLKAFARIDGALLSLLFVAAFACYVVGLKSPVYGLLALLTIVLTPVFVVVRLKRFRDEALLGKISFRRAWFYVALMFGYGGLLFALAQYAYLAYLDHGYMLMVITEMLSTAETAELIKQMGMTDQISESLHVLQNTRPIDFALNMLVTVVLSGTMLGMPIAAVMQKKEKEIK, encoded by the coding sequence TTGACACCACCGGAATACATTCAGTTAAAGGCTTTTGCTCGTATTGATGGGGCTCTATTGTCGTTACTCTTCGTAGCCGCCTTTGCATGCTATGTTGTAGGATTGAAATCGCCTGTTTATGGTCTTTTGGCATTGTTAACCATTGTGCTGACCCCTGTTTTTGTTGTTGTCAGACTCAAGCGTTTCCGTGATGAGGCCCTGTTGGGCAAAATCTCATTCCGACGTGCCTGGTTCTATGTGGCTCTTATGTTTGGCTATGGCGGTTTACTGTTTGCCTTGGCACAGTATGCTTATTTGGCATATCTGGATCATGGTTATATGCTGATGGTGATTACAGAGATGCTATCCACGGCCGAGACAGCCGAATTGATTAAGCAAATGGGAATGACCGACCAGATTAGTGAGAGTTTGCATGTGTTGCAGAATACACGACCAATTGACTTTGCACTCAATATGCTGGTGACGGTGGTTCTGAGCGGCACGATGCTGGGTATGCCTATAGCCGCTGTTATGCAGAAGAAAGAAAAAGAAATAAAATAA
- a CDS encoding helix-turn-helix domain-containing protein, whose product MLAFITMFVPFAIFQEGWLLTAFACAFFIIIYYCASCFHNYGISQDLQRVEEAELSQENDETEPVISEADRLRVEQAAQKWVDQGGYLKPNQTLTTVANDMDVQRYMLKAWLQQTEYGKLTNWLNRLRTEEARRVMTEHPDWGIEFVAEHCGLSLSSFHRVFRQYSGMTPAKFQQAMKFGK is encoded by the coding sequence ATGTTGGCCTTTATCACGATGTTCGTGCCATTTGCCATATTTCAGGAGGGGTGGTTGCTGACAGCCTTTGCCTGTGCCTTCTTCATCATTATCTATTATTGTGCTAGTTGTTTTCATAATTACGGCATCAGTCAAGACTTACAGCGTGTAGAGGAGGCAGAATTGAGTCAGGAGAACGATGAGACAGAACCCGTGATCAGCGAGGCTGACAGACTGCGTGTGGAGCAGGCAGCTCAGAAATGGGTGGACCAAGGAGGCTATTTGAAGCCAAACCAAACACTGACCACCGTGGCCAACGACATGGATGTGCAGCGTTATATGCTGAAGGCATGGCTGCAGCAGACGGAGTATGGCAAGCTGACGAACTGGTTGAACCGATTGCGTACGGAGGAAGCACGCCGTGTGATGACGGAGCATCCCGATTGGGGTATTGAGTTTGTGGCAGAGCATTGCGGATTAAGTCTTTCCAGTTTCCATCGCGTGTTTCGTCAGTACTCTGGCATGACACCGGCAAAATTTCAGCAGGCGATGAAATTCGGAAAGTAA
- a CDS encoding helix-turn-helix domain-containing protein yields the protein MSAIGFVFQGESARSVSRRLHLGHHILYEWIESYKLLGIEGLKLKPKKKKRLSYEEKCKIVRDYQESELTLFQLSAKYQLSSSIIGNWVKLVERNGFEALESRRSRHFQTGEHMVKRLPKEEYEKENERLRKENERLRLENLLLKKVRALVEERETQNRAIGRKPSKN from the coding sequence ATGTCCGCAATTGGGTTTGTGTTCCAAGGCGAGTCAGCCCGTTCTGTGTCCCGTAGACTCCACTTAGGCCATCATATTCTATATGAGTGGATAGAGAGTTACAAACTCCTTGGCATTGAAGGTCTAAAATTAAAGCCGAAGAAGAAAAAGAGGCTTTCATATGAAGAAAAATGCAAAATAGTTCGTGATTATCAGGAAAGTGAATTAACTTTGTTCCAGCTTTCAGCCAAATATCAATTGTCAAGCTCGATAATTGGCAATTGGGTTAAATTGGTTGAGCGAAATGGATTTGAAGCACTGGAATCTCGACGATCCAGGCATTTCCAAACTGGTGAGCATATGGTTAAACGACTACCAAAAGAAGAGTACGAAAAGGAGAACGAGCGTCTTCGCAAGGAGAACGAACGCTTAAGACTGGAGAATCTCCTGCTAAAAAAAGTGAGAGCCTTAGTCGAGGAAAGAGAAACCCAAAACAGAGCGATTGGGCGCAAGCCATCGAAGAACTAA
- a CDS encoding DUF1254 domain-containing protein translates to MKQLRQKEHKFVRTVLILLATIIGTGCSSTNDNNEGELNDAEKAQLLERAYVYTLPLMLMDATYIKMTNVEEPVAQQAPANRLIHARRLANASTKEVVTPNVDTNYTQVMLDLSGDAVVLRLPHTDRFCLAQILDEWSNCIAAPMATDIKGDYGYYCFTGPNYEGSVPTDMVHIACPTNHAWMLLRTVCMGEDDLPNVYAIQNEMRTYMLSDYLTTGEEYTGKGVHNPDYDFAAPVDYIMTMPMADYFARANELMLTNPPAAADAEWIADLKRINVGPGLKFDASIFGSQAQQLWAALVKNIITITMPKSQQFIKPNGSWQFYGEPIAEFGTEYYYRALIAVAALAANPVSVAVYPRANVDSKGLHLNGNHHYRLHIEPDNWPDTNDYGFWSVTLYGEDNFLYDNPINRYNITDRDQWQRNPDGSLDIYISNEADTTHQANWLPAPADDFHLIFRIYNPVKRIASNEWTMPIITRLD, encoded by the coding sequence ATGAAACAGTTAAGACAAAAAGAACACAAGTTCGTGCGTACAGTCCTCATTCTGCTCGCTACCATCATTGGAACAGGATGCAGCAGCACCAACGACAACAACGAGGGTGAACTTAACGACGCAGAGAAAGCACAACTGCTGGAGCGCGCCTACGTATATACACTGCCGCTGATGCTGATGGATGCCACCTATATTAAAATGACCAACGTAGAGGAACCCGTTGCTCAGCAGGCACCCGCCAACAGACTGATTCATGCCCGCCGACTGGCTAATGCCAGTACCAAGGAAGTGGTGACACCCAATGTCGACACCAACTACACCCAGGTGATGCTTGATCTCTCGGGCGATGCCGTCGTACTGCGTCTCCCACACACTGACCGATTCTGCCTTGCACAGATACTCGATGAATGGAGCAACTGCATTGCAGCGCCCATGGCCACCGACATTAAAGGCGACTACGGTTACTATTGCTTCACTGGCCCAAATTACGAAGGCAGCGTACCTACCGACATGGTACACATAGCCTGTCCAACCAACCACGCATGGATGCTGCTTCGCACGGTCTGCATGGGCGAGGACGACCTGCCCAACGTTTATGCCATACAAAACGAGATGCGAACCTATATGCTCAGCGACTACCTCACCACAGGTGAAGAATACACAGGCAAGGGTGTTCACAATCCCGACTACGACTTCGCAGCTCCCGTGGACTATATTATGACCATGCCTATGGCCGACTATTTCGCTCGCGCCAACGAGTTGATGCTGACCAATCCGCCCGCTGCCGCCGATGCCGAGTGGATTGCCGACCTGAAGCGTATCAACGTAGGACCAGGTTTGAAGTTCGATGCCAGTATCTTCGGCAGTCAGGCACAACAGTTGTGGGCAGCCCTCGTGAAAAACATCATTACCATCACCATGCCGAAGAGTCAGCAGTTCATCAAGCCCAACGGCTCTTGGCAGTTCTATGGCGAACCCATTGCCGAGTTCGGCACCGAGTACTACTACCGTGCCCTCATTGCTGTGGCAGCTCTCGCTGCCAACCCCGTCAGTGTAGCCGTGTATCCGCGTGCCAACGTCGACTCAAAAGGACTGCATCTCAACGGCAATCACCACTACCGTCTGCACATCGAGCCAGACAATTGGCCCGACACCAATGACTACGGTTTCTGGAGTGTCACCCTCTACGGCGAGGATAATTTCCTCTACGACAACCCCATAAACCGATACAATATCACCGATCGCGACCAATGGCAGCGCAACCCGGACGGTTCACTCGACATCTATATCTCTAACGAGGCCGACACTACCCACCAAGCCAACTGGTTACCTGCACCCGCTGATGATTTCCATCTCATCTTCCGCATTTACAATCCCGTAAAACGCATAGCCAGCAACGAGTGGACAATGCCTATCATCACTCGTTTGGACTAA
- a CDS encoding AraC family transcriptional regulator has protein sequence MSEYYYYGLAAMFYVTTCWTFVVVRWFHTCQAPKDRRAYIWPDRKLQCLVYSMATLLLPYVIDPTNEAAWTLMKSYFPATYYFYTGLLLLCYAGTVKQWNRWKFVSWVAACIVIATMLIPVLNAWLPFEFMNAEGIEFWHYVITTESILMLGFCCLAMWQVWTWIRESRDANYSNPDDFPVRYACIVIIYPFILTPLLWPAYILDSRQVMAVLHILLGVFNLLLLLTVMPAWHRQHMLPSTAEDDEEDHEEEARQDAHIDELIEQTAIEIRAYVEGQRAYLDPHLKVDDVVEHCQLGRTYVSMTFQRRFTSFASYVNGLRLTHYDQYMADHPDETKESAALSSGFSNYMAYYRAQQKQAKR, from the coding sequence ATGAGCGAGTATTACTATTACGGTCTGGCGGCCATGTTCTATGTGACCACATGCTGGACATTTGTAGTGGTGCGCTGGTTTCACACCTGTCAGGCACCCAAGGATCGGCGAGCCTATATCTGGCCCGACCGCAAGTTGCAGTGCCTGGTCTATTCCATGGCCACCCTGCTCCTGCCCTATGTCATCGACCCCACCAACGAGGCGGCATGGACGCTGATGAAGAGCTACTTCCCCGCCACCTACTATTTCTACACAGGACTGCTGCTGCTCTGCTATGCCGGCACCGTGAAGCAGTGGAACAGGTGGAAGTTTGTGAGTTGGGTGGCCGCCTGCATCGTCATCGCCACGATGCTCATCCCCGTGCTCAACGCCTGGCTGCCCTTCGAGTTTATGAATGCCGAGGGCATAGAGTTCTGGCACTACGTCATCACCACCGAGAGCATCCTGATGCTGGGCTTCTGCTGCCTGGCCATGTGGCAGGTGTGGACGTGGATACGCGAGTCGCGCGATGCCAACTACTCCAACCCCGACGACTTCCCCGTGCGCTATGCCTGCATCGTCATCATCTATCCCTTCATCCTCACTCCCCTACTCTGGCCCGCCTATATCCTCGACTCGCGCCAGGTGATGGCCGTGCTGCACATCCTGCTGGGCGTGTTCAATCTCCTGCTGCTGCTCACCGTGATGCCCGCCTGGCACCGCCAGCACATGCTGCCATCCACCGCCGAGGACGACGAGGAAGACCATGAAGAGGAGGCCCGACAGGATGCGCACATCGACGAACTCATCGAGCAGACCGCAATCGAGATACGTGCCTATGTGGAGGGCCAGCGCGCCTATCTCGACCCCCACCTCAAGGTGGACGATGTGGTGGAGCACTGCCAACTGGGGCGCACCTATGTGTCGATGACCTTCCAGCGCCGCTTTACCTCCTTTGCCAGCTATGTCAACGGCCTGCGTCTGACCCACTACGACCAGTACATGGCCGACCATCCCGACGAGACCAAGGAGTCGGCCGCCCTCTCTTCCGGCTTCTCTAACTACATGGCCTACTATCGCGCCCAGCAGAAGCAAGCCAAGCGATAA
- a CDS encoding choice-of-anchor J domain-containing protein translates to MIKLKLSLVMLLLCLFAGGMKAKDELSTLLVSNGTYSQGMVPFHGAAFDKNSRSQYVVPATELKNMVGGGIHCLMYFCTSDNSGKMPGGKVKIYMKEVNYTAMTEFEPVSDNDLVFYDYLKADETDPNSLLITFNKPYLYKGGNLLICFENTPTTENTVKKFYGKKTNYVTGLKTDNIGQEPGEAHFLPKTEFIYYPPTTAIRGTFTTPDIAALAWSGQSDSYQLRYGEMSFFEDFENGLDGWLVASHGDHTDLTEWQPVPNTGNNNGSYEGKYGVISNSYCNGVGYDIDNWLISPKVRLGGKLKYWVFCSNKKWPDHYSVYVSTTAKSQEDTLTFQLLASPGDPTSTWTEVSIDLSAYEGKMGYIAFRDKCNNQLNMVIDNVGIYGCKSEWQVVNNATSPYYIEGLESDKYYLLEVYGISGTTDEDKRKTSWTQAKVFTDANPTPDDVEVDRGINDATIKWTGYGDYYELAYRKSAKKHYLLQSFEKGYDGWKLQNCHAKTGGISHPIAACDGNSGLAFYTMQASGPQYLISPRIARATAGTYLSFYYKNYNTGYRESFMVGYSYTTDDIDAFNFGETKSTIENKWIHFEEEIPVGTKYICIKCTSSDKNYLFMDLFEVYKPQEVSDYIPIGGITSQSTTLTGLEPGTEYEYALRAQKAKAKNKTSALTETMSFITQVPLQLANNDAALAQKNIDIIEENYNQSAEVTLTDRTLTKNGDWNTLCLPFSLSAEQIAASDLAGATIKELDNSDSGTNLDDEGLLTLKFNNATSIMAGKPYLIKWETTGENIVNPVFTGVTITSTMPTAIVSNDQKVTFVGQYSPFEIVESGATGDNQGNKNEIILLSTGNKLGYSKNPRTIANGKALKCFRCHFQVATDDGQKARSFVLNLDESEEFTGILTIENESSQKEEIWFTLDGRKLDKMPVKKGLYISNKGKKVKR, encoded by the coding sequence ATGATCAAATTAAAACTCAGCCTCGTCATGCTCCTCCTATGCCTGTTTGCAGGAGGCATGAAGGCAAAAGATGAATTAAGCACTCTCCTTGTGTCAAATGGAACATATTCACAAGGAATGGTTCCCTTTCACGGCGCTGCTTTCGACAAAAACTCGAGAAGCCAATATGTAGTCCCCGCTACTGAACTGAAGAATATGGTAGGCGGTGGCATCCATTGTCTCATGTACTTTTGCACGAGCGATAATAGCGGCAAAATGCCAGGAGGCAAAGTCAAAATATATATGAAGGAGGTGAACTACACCGCCATGACTGAGTTCGAACCGGTTAGCGACAATGATTTGGTATTCTATGATTACCTGAAAGCAGATGAAACAGACCCAAATAGCTTGCTCATTACGTTCAACAAGCCCTACCTCTATAAAGGCGGCAACCTGCTGATTTGCTTTGAGAACACACCGACAACAGAGAATACAGTAAAAAAATTCTATGGTAAGAAGACGAATTACGTTACGGGTCTCAAGACAGATAATATAGGCCAAGAGCCCGGAGAAGCTCACTTCCTCCCCAAGACCGAATTCATATATTACCCCCCAACAACCGCCATCAGGGGCACATTTACCACCCCCGACATTGCTGCACTTGCCTGGTCAGGTCAAAGCGACAGCTATCAGTTGCGCTACGGCGAGATGTCGTTCTTCGAAGACTTCGAGAATGGCCTCGATGGCTGGCTGGTAGCCAGCCATGGCGATCATACAGATCTCACCGAGTGGCAGCCTGTCCCCAATACTGGTAATAACAACGGCTCTTATGAAGGTAAATATGGTGTCATTTCTAACAGCTACTGCAATGGTGTGGGCTATGACATAGACAACTGGCTCATTTCACCTAAGGTCAGATTAGGCGGTAAGCTGAAATACTGGGTGTTCTGCTCCAATAAGAAATGGCCAGATCATTATAGTGTTTACGTCTCCACCACCGCTAAATCACAAGAAGACACGTTGACGTTCCAGCTGTTAGCCTCACCCGGCGATCCCACCTCCACATGGACGGAGGTAAGCATCGATCTGAGTGCATACGAGGGCAAGATGGGCTATATCGCCTTCCGCGACAAATGTAATAACCAGCTTAACATGGTCATCGACAATGTCGGCATCTATGGCTGCAAGTCGGAATGGCAGGTTGTGAATAATGCTACGAGCCCCTACTACATTGAAGGCTTGGAAAGTGATAAGTACTATTTGCTTGAGGTATACGGAATCTCGGGCACCACAGATGAAGACAAAAGAAAGACGAGCTGGACACAAGCCAAAGTGTTCACCGATGCCAACCCCACGCCCGATGATGTTGAAGTGGATAGGGGCATAAACGATGCCACTATCAAATGGACAGGCTACGGCGACTACTATGAGTTGGCATATAGAAAGTCTGCCAAAAAACACTACTTGCTTCAGAGCTTTGAGAAAGGATACGACGGATGGAAGCTCCAGAACTGCCACGCTAAAACCGGCGGAATCTCTCATCCTATAGCAGCTTGCGATGGTAATTCGGGCTTGGCCTTCTATACAATGCAAGCAAGTGGTCCTCAGTATCTCATCTCGCCCAGAATAGCCAGGGCAACCGCCGGCACCTATTTGTCGTTCTATTACAAGAACTATAACACAGGATACAGAGAGTCGTTCATGGTGGGCTATAGCTATACGACAGACGACATCGATGCCTTTAACTTCGGCGAGACGAAATCTACCATTGAAAACAAGTGGATTCATTTTGAAGAGGAAATCCCTGTAGGCACCAAGTATATCTGCATCAAATGTACATCCAGCGATAAAAATTACCTTTTCATGGATCTCTTCGAGGTCTATAAGCCTCAGGAAGTAAGTGATTACATACCCATCGGTGGCATTACCTCACAATCGACAACCCTTACTGGGCTGGAACCCGGCACAGAATACGAATACGCTCTTAGAGCCCAAAAAGCCAAAGCCAAGAACAAAACTTCTGCCCTGACAGAGACCATGTCATTCATTACACAGGTACCACTGCAGCTGGCCAACAACGATGCTGCCTTGGCCCAGAAGAATATCGACATCATCGAAGAGAACTATAATCAGAGTGCAGAGGTGACGCTAACCGACCGCACGTTGACAAAGAACGGCGACTGGAACACACTGTGTCTACCCTTCTCCCTGTCGGCCGAGCAGATTGCTGCCAGCGACCTAGCTGGAGCCACTATCAAAGAACTGGATAACTCAGACAGCGGCACAAACCTCGATGATGAGGGACTTCTCACCTTGAAGTTCAATAACGCAACCAGTATCATGGCGGGCAAGCCATATCTCATCAAATGGGAAACCACTGGCGAAAATATCGTAAATCCTGTGTTCACAGGTGTCACCATCACCAGTACCATGCCGACAGCCATCGTGAGCAACGACCAAAAGGTGACCTTCGTGGGTCAGTACTCACCCTTTGAGATTGTAGAGAGTGGTGCCACGGGCGACAACCAAGGCAACAAGAACGAGATTATCCTGCTGTCAACAGGCAATAAACTGGGCTACTCGAAGAACCCACGCACCATTGCCAACGGCAAAGCACTGAAGTGTTTCCGTTGCCACTTCCAGGTAGCGACAGACGACGGTCAAAAGGCACGCAGCTTCGTGCTCAACCTCGACGAAAGCGAAGAATTTACGGGCATCCTGACGATAGAAAACGAAAGCAGTCAGAAGGAAGAAATCTGGTTCACCCTCGACGGTCGTAAACTCGACAAGATGCCCGTAAAGAAGGGCCTCTATATATCTAATAAAGGTAAAAAAGTAAAAAGGTAA